The genomic DNA GTTTCTCATTAAACTTTGTGATGCTCTTCTCCATAGGCTCGACTGCTTGAGTCACTGTGAACCTCACGTCTTTAACAATCTACAACATATAGATATAGCCTAAGCTCttcatcattttttatttgcatGTGAAAGAAATGAGGAAAACTCACGTATTCACCACCACCAACGAAAACATCTCTCATGCTTTCTTTGATGGTCATACCACTTCTGATATCAACGTTAGGATGTGGAAGACGGACTTTTGTTCGTCTCTCACTGTCCCTAATCTCATCGGGATCAATAGGGCAGTCCACGGATGCATAGTCCCCGAGAACTGAAACAGATCCAGTAAAGCGATCTCCCAGTAGACCGTAAGGTTTTGCTGGGAATACATACAGGTGAACAACCGAAGCAATACCCATCTGCGTTAGACCAACACAGACTTTGAGATAGAAAAACAGAGTGGAATTTGTTTGAGCacaaatgatatttatttgCAGGAATGTTGGTAAAAGAAGGAGATGTAGGTGGTACCTCAATGCAAATGATGAAATCTTGAACACTAGTCTTGAGCTGCAAGCTATGTGCAATGGAACTTTTGAACAAACCGAGGGAAGAGAGAAGAGCAATGGCAACACCTTGCCACCAAGTCATAAACACGATGGACTTGAAGGTTAGAAACTTGGCAAGTGGATTTATGTGGGAAAGCTCATCTTTTGTTGCACCATAGAACTGAACCAGACAGTATAATGCCCATGACTGACTAAAATTTAGAACAACTGCCAAGTAAGGGTACCTACAGAAGAAATCACAGGCAAAACGGaaacattaattttttgttttgtttcttcattGTTATAGCAATGTGGTtatcagaaaaaagaaaaaaaaaggcatGGACGTACCCACAACTCCATTTAAACTCTCCTTCACAGTACACACCGAAGGCTTCAAGAATGAGGGCAGCGAGAGCAGTGAGAGACTTTATAATCATCTGCCAAAGGAAAGGAATAGTATTTAGTTGGACCTCAAAGAGACAAGACATGTAGGAGGATGGGGGAAACATACATACATATTGAACAATACCAAACTTAACAACTTGATAGAACCAGTGACTGAGCCTCCAGGGTTTTAAGAAAAGATTCATAGGAAAAGGATGTTTAATGGTTCCCTTATCATCATTGTGATGATCTAGTAAGAGGGGAGTCTTAAAGCTCTTGCGGCCTTGTCGTTGCATAAACTCAATGGTCCTATCTTCCCCACctggtaaaagaaaaaaaaagagaagtttggaatgacaaaaaaaaaaggataaaagAAGAAAGGATAAGAGGGAGTGAGAGTAATAATACCTAAGCAGGCAACAAGGTAGCGACCAAAACAGTACATGGCAAAGGATTCATAGCAGTCACGTAGAATGCCACAATCAACGCTGATGGATGGGTTCACAAGTGATGCAAACTGTTGTTGAATCGTTTTAGATTAGATTAGCTTTAGCTTTAGCTTAGCTTAAGTAAgaagacataaaaaaaaatgtaaaaagacaTATTTGACTCACAGACTCAATAGAATAGAAAGGGACCATGAGGATGACTCCGATCAAAAACATTTGctcctgagagagagagagagggtttAATTAAAGCAAATGAAAAGATGAAATAACAAAAGGAAGGTGAGAGAGAAACCTCAGGGTTCTTGTAAGTAGAGAGGTGATCGAAGACAAGATACATGGAAAGGGAGAGGGTGAGGATCAAAAAAGCACCAGCCATCAAGCTTGCCCAAGCGGGAGCCGAGTAAGAAAGGAGCCTTGTTGTTGCTGATGATATCTCCATCACCAAGCCTTCAACTCCCACCCATACCATATGGATGGATGGATGGAAGGAAGATGCGAGCTTTTTTAATGTAAAAGTCCTTAATCCTCTACCTTTTTACACCcccacacacaaaaaaaagataaaaccaTATTAGAATCGAATCCAATCGAATCGAATTGAGCTGAATAGATCCCCGCCCTATAATTTGATCAAATGATCGGAGAAAAGCGAGACTACACCCACCTAATGGCGAAAGGCAATCAACAAGCGAAGGAATTGATCACAGCTcggggatgatgatgatgatgatgatgacgatgacgaTGAGAGAAGACCAAAAGGAGGTATTTTGGACGACATGGTCAGAAACGGCACGCATTGCTACcctttaaaaatactaaaacggCAAGCAATACTGATACGATACTCTCAACCCATCCATTTctgtttttttgtctttttttctttttgcaactcaactcaactctttttttttttttttgacatcaaataAGAAGCTCAACTCAACTCTTTCATGTTTTGTTTTGCTCTTTCCTCCAGACAAGAGGAGGAGGGGGAGACAAATTAACACCTCATGGCTAACGTAGTACGTGTTGGTTAGTCTAATTGGTTTGCTTAAAGACCAACATGATTGTGATTAATGTTCTTAATTGGGGGATGGATCCCTCTCACTAAACTTGTTGTGAGATATTTTTGCTTAAGGAAGGACCCCTCCAATTTAGAACAAAAATGGACCTTGTgccatatatttttttcatgaaaTGGATTTATAAACAAGACCTTAGTTTATCTCTAAATTggtaaagaaaactaaataaaaaatgtagGACCTAGTGCATTTGCACCTCTCGCACAGCCCTAGAGCCAGGCACTGCTCCAAACCAAATGTACTTTTTGGCTTTGGTTATAATCGGCAATTAATCTTTTGCATGCATGTGCTTACCTCTAAAAAGTAAGTTACCATGGACTAGGGTAGGGCCAAGACAAATATCATCTCTAGGCTAGCCATGCATTGTTGAGAGAGTTAGTAAAAAAGTATCTAATCAAATTCTTCTTGTTGGGGTTTCATTCAGGTCATGATTCTGTACCTACTACTTCATCAACACTATGTTCCTCACAAAATCATAATCTAGCGCCTTCAAAGAAAGCTAGAATACATATAGAGAGAGGGCTTAGCCAACCAGAGCCAGGAGTTTACAAGATGCCAACAACCAATTAATACATGTGTAAGATCAAACGGAATAtgcaaaaaaaacaacaaaaaaatcaaagcaaGGAAGAGACAGATATTCTGACGGCGGTCTCTTTATAAAGAGAGGACTTGTAGATTTGAATGCACTCCTCAAGATCAGCGTCGCAAGTCAACAGAACCCATTCATCATCATCGTCCATATACTTGAGCCTGAAGTTACTTGTCACATCCATCCCAAACCGCTTTGCGATCTCTCTTCTGAGGTCTCCAATTCCCCAGTGGTGTTTCAGGCTCATTCTCATCTTGGATTCACCAAACATAGCATTCACTTTTATTCCATCCTCCTTTGCGGATGGCAATGGGGGTAGGGATGACGTCACACGTACTTCTGCCCTCTGCTCATCCTTCCTCAGGCTGCTAAGTTGAAGTTGAGACGGTTTGTGGAAGCAGCCACCCACTAGTTGTTTCTCTTCGGAGGAGCAACATGTGCTTGAGCCTGATGATGAAGAGGAGGAAGGGTTGTGGACACTTTTGGTAGGATCAAGCAAAGGCAaaggcaaagaagaagaagactgaaGTTGAGGGAAGCTTGAGTAGAAGGAGGCAAGATGGTGAGAGCCTTGAACTCCTTGAACAGAGTCCATCACCACCTTCAGTTTCCGTAGAGAATGTCCCACTTTCTTTATCTTCCTCGATGGCCACCTTGCGATTCCGTGTTGTCTGCAGATCCTCTTCAAGGTCGTCGGACATACTAAaccaataataataaatactatttaaaaacatcatcatcatcatcgtttcatatgtatatatatatatatatagagagagagagaggaaggagGCATACGTACCACCAATGTTTTTAGCGGCGTCCTTGAGGCTGCCAGCAAAGTGTTGTTTGAGAATATCCAAAGTGATATCCTTTTCAGCCCTTGTTTTCCGCTTTCTGCTTCccaaagaagaagacaaagaaggtTCCCTCACTTCCCCACTCCAAGAGACAGACACATGTTTTCCCTTACCCTTGTGGGACATGCACGGTGACTCCTCTATTGTCAGGGCCGTGTGTGTGTCCGTGAATTCTTCTGCGAGCTGGTCGTCTACCATCAGATTAGGTGAGCTCTGGAAGCGTAGTATGAGTTGGGAGGCTAGGGAATCAAGGATCAGCCTCTGATTAATAAGACTGTCTCTGGGGAAGAAGAACTCGAGAACAAATTGGACGGTGCGGCGGCTGCATCTGGTCAGGAGAGGGATGGCAAGAGCAGCGTGGAGGTCGAACATCTTGGCGTAGTGGGAGAGAGGGTAGCTGTAGCTGAGGATGGCCACATCTTTTGCGAAATACTGTTTCTTGGTGGCAAAGGCAGTTCCAGCGATTCCTTCCTTGGCAAGAAGATGGTGCTCTGACTCTGAGCAGGCGGACAGGAAGCTGCGGCTCTTCTGGTCAGAGGCGTAACAAGCAGAGACTATAGCTGAAAGGCACGAGCCTTGTTGGTGTCCCCACGTAATAGCTAGGGGTAGTCCGTATGAGATGCAGATGCCTTTGAGAATCGACGCCACCTCTCGGTGAAGGTCGTCGGTGTGGGGCTGTGCAAGTGGAAAGGACATCAAATTAAAGAGAGTGCTACTAAGTAAGAAACGTAAACTTTTTTAAGAGACAGACCTTGAGAGAGGTTGGGACGATGGAGGTTTCTGAACTCCGGAGATCAAAGGCCTGCCAAGAATTAATTCTGTGATTGTGTGAGTAAATTAAAGcgtgtttatatatttaaaaagcaAACGAATGTTTAACCATTGAAGCTCTTCAAAGGTTGCTTACGTCAacataacaaataataatattaatgcATTTAAGACATTGGGAGCGAGTCAATGCTGAGCAGTGTTCCAACAGTGCAGTGACAAGAATATTGCCAAGttacttatcaaaaaaaaaaaaaaaaatattgccaAGTTATAACTACATGTATATGtgttttttgatatataaatacGTATCAATCAGACTGACTGGTTTTCATCAGTTTATTTTAACCTCCACTAATTAATATTCCATCATTTTATGTTCCAATTTTTATAAGTATCAATAGCATCATTTAAACATCATTATTGGTTTTTAAATTCTTCCATTGATCCATACTACCTGAAGAGCATGGCAGAGTGGAAGAGCGAAAGAAGCTCGAACCTGGTACTCCTCATTCCTGAATAAGCGAACATCTGGGGTCCACTCAGGAATCCTATTCAGGAACACAGGCCCTGGGAGTCCCACCAGCTCGTCAGACCCAACCTCTGCTGCAAAGCTGTAGTCTGCTGAGATGTCTCGGTAGAGGGCCAAGCTCTGGCTCTGGGAGAAGAGGTTTAGCGAAAAAGGCTGTTTTTCCGTGCTTACCACTCTTCTCCTCCCTCTCTCCACAGGAACCCACGGCTGAACCAGCAACTCCTTCTCTCCTCCCATCACCTCTTGCAGCTGCCCCATGGCGCAAGTAACTCTCTCCTTCAACCCTAATGATGACCATACTGATACCTCCTCCTCCCACAAGAGTTGTTGGTCCATAAAGTTTTCAGGGAAATCCACCATGCCTGAGTTGATACTTTCTTCCATTTGCATGAGCATGCCCGGATATTTACAGACAAAAGAGAAATAACTAAGAGGTTAATGTGATGAACCAAACTGCGACAAATAGAGAAAAGTAATTAGTTAACGAGAGGATCGGGTAAAAGGGATGATGCAAACATGTGGTATTTTGTTTGATATAGGCTCTTTTGTTGTTCAATATCAGACGCCAATAGCTCCCCCACACCCTTTATTGATTGTTATTGCTAAAAGgaagaaattaaattaataagaGAGCTGCcaaaatgagataagtcagaaGCTAAATAAAAACCCAATTTGCTCACAAGGTCAAACCCCttcttatttataattaattgtgTGAGCCGACCTCATCATCAcatgtatcatttgaatctttACTAATCCATATCCAGTTACAAGTATATTATCAAAAGATTGAGTGAGAGAGATAATCTTTGTTTGCTTGAAAGAATCAATCATAAGTGGATCTAGGAAAAGAGATGGATGAAAGGAATCTTTGGTTGTGACCGTGTACAATCTTTTTTTCTGGTAGAATGTTAGACCGTGTAGAATCTTTTCCATATATAATCACATTTCTTCTTTTACTATTCAAATTACCTACCCGAGTCTCCTGAATCTCCGATGACTCGTTTGTCCAATGCAGTAGTCAGGTCCGAGAGTATCAAGCAACCCACTCGATCGATCGGCTCCTATATGTACTTTCTTTTCAcctttattaattgtttttggattaAAGCAACAAAAGCTAGggtttcaactttcaagatACAAATgacttaaataaataaatatacaccTGAAAGATTCCAAAAGGGACATCTGACATGTCATGTCGCAATTGAACAAGCAATCCTCTCTTACCTCACCTCTCATGTAACTTTTGTTTgtatatgattattttgaaaattattgatCCAAGTGAGTTTATGATCAAGAGTAGCCAAGAGCGTTTGGTTGAAATTTTATTGGCTTCTTGTGTGTTTTAAATgattcctcttttttttttgataaatatgtgAATTATCATTAAAAATGAAAGCAGATTTGTACAAACTACAAAGTGTTTATGCGGTTAAGCCGGTTGATGCCAAAAAGATAAAAAGCGTAGACAAAGCTATAATTAATCATCTTTAATTGCTCGTTCGAGAAGTCTCATGCGAGTAATACTATCAAATTTTAATCATCTATAATTAACAAAAAGCGTAGACAAAGCTCAATAATATCTGGTTTTATTGTTTTTGGCATCCTCTCGTTTACGTGCGTTGCACAAAAGTATTGTTCCCAAAGCATTAACAAGTAgatgataaattaatattgaaTAGTTTGCATAGTTGGGGTGAGTTGAGAGATCAATGATGAATCTGTCTGAATCTTCCTCCATGTGACATCATCAACCTGTCATTATCTCACTTTTATAATCTAGCTAACGCATATGGTTTATTGTTCTTCTGTTTTAATTGTACACTGCAACGAGCCTAATCTTCAATCTAAATATATTTCTCAAAGATCTATTTTGCTGCTTATAAAGCGTATTCCAAATCCACTAATGAACGCACCACACATATCTACGGTTCTCTATATATAGTTAACCAAAATAATTACGTCTGAGGtgtataaagaaaagaagaaagtgtGTATGATTGGATGACATCAGAAGGCTCTTTAATAATTAAACAGAAAGTCAACACCCTAACAATTAATTGAGCCTTCTTTTGAAGTGTcagatataaaaaattaatactttAAACATGAGATCATTATTTCAGATGCTCCTCTCTTACGGACCAGAATAGTCAGAAACCTTCcttttaatttttgttgataaattGCGAGATTGTAGACTCACTCTCTTTCTCCCTTCGTAGATGCATGGGGCCAAGCAAACAATTAGCAATTTAACTCAATCATCTTCACAGACTTGGTAGTATGAGTAGATGTGTTTTAAGTAGTAGATACAAATACAATGAGATCGTGAATCCCAAAGCGACGTGTGATATCTGTCTCAGGAGCTAAATAAGACTTTTAGCAGGAATCTAATCTTTTTATCTATTGAGAGAGAGCATCCCCTAATTCGTGGGAGCATCTTCCCGCTAgcatcaatacaattaaaacagcagcACTTTTTCAGACTTCCCCTTGCCTTTTCAAACTATTTACATGAGTGccattatcatttaatttttaaaatcaaatattatggTAACTATTTAAATTGAGAAGATATAGTTCCTATTAATATGGAAAATTTGGTACACTGCAGATACTATTTTCCTATTAATATgcaacataaaataattaatgaattttaatacATTAAGAGTTTTTAGTATATTcgacaattttttaaaaaatgataacttCTAAATACTACATAAGattacaaataatcataaaataagtCTTATACGTTAGAAAAAATATCCTAATAACTTTTTTCACAAATAGAAAATCCTACTT from Raphanus sativus cultivar WK10039 unplaced genomic scaffold, ASM80110v3 Scaffold1008, whole genome shotgun sequence includes the following:
- the LOC130503546 gene encoding protein LAZ1-like, yielding MVWVGVEGLVMEISSATTRLLSYSAPAWASLMAGAFLILTLSLSMYLVFDHLSTYKNPEEQMFLIGVILMVPFYSIESFASLVNPSISVDCGILRDCYESFAMYCFGRYLVACLGGEDRTIEFMQRQGRKSFKTPLLLDHHNDDKGTIKHPFPMNLFLKPWRLSHWFYQVVKFGIVQYMIIKSLTALAALILEAFGVYCEGEFKWSCGYPYLAVVLNFSQSWALYCLVQFYGATKDELSHINPLAKFLTFKSIVFMTWWQGVAIALLSSLGLFKSSIAHSLQLKTSVQDFIICIEMGIASVVHLYVFPAKPYGLLGDRFTGSVSVLGDYASVDCPIDPDEIRDSERRTKVRLPHPNVDIRSGMTIKESMRDVFVGGGEYIVKDVRFTVTQAVEPMEKSITKFNEKLHKISQNIKKHDKDKRRVKDDSCMSSSSSRRVIRGIDDPLLNGSFSDSGVTRTKKHRRKSGYTSAESGGESSSDQAYSGFEVRGRRWITKD
- the LOC108849893 gene encoding protein NLP3-like yields the protein MLMQMEESINSGMVDFPENFMDQQLLWEEEVSVWSSLGLKERVTCAMGQLQEVMGGEKELLVQPWVPVERGRRRVVSTEKQPFSLNLFSQSQSLALYRDISADYSFAAEVGSDELVGLPGPVFLNRIPEWTPDVRLFRNEEYQVRASFALPLCHALQAFDLRSSETSIVPTSLKPHTDDLHREVASILKGICISYGLPLAITWGHQQGSCLSAIVSACYASDQKSRSFLSACSESEHHLLAKEGIAGTAFATKKQYFAKDVAILSYSYPLSHYAKMFDLHAALAIPLLTRCSRRTVQFVLEFFFPRDSLINQRLILDSLASQLILRFQSSPNLMVDDQLAEEFTDTHTALTIEESPCMSHKGKGKHVSVSWSGEVREPSLSSSLGSRKRKTRAEKDITLDILKQHFAGSLKDAAKNIGVCPTTLKRICRQHGIARWPSRKIKKVGHSLRKLKVVMDSVQGVQGSHHLASFYSSFPQLQSSSSLPLPLLDPTKSVHNPSSSSSSGSSTCCSSEEKQLVGGCFHKPSQLQLSSLRKDEQRAEVRVTSSLPPLPSAKEDGIKVNAMFGESKMRMSLKHHWGIGDLRREIAKRFGMDVTSNFRLKYMDDDDEWVLLTCDADLEECIQIYKSSLYKETAVRISVSSLL